From Rudanella lutea DSM 19387, a single genomic window includes:
- a CDS encoding ACT domain-containing protein: MNDSLISSGEKNIDVLLKSMKPRLNAGEYVFCTVQNLSQVLPTDCLMMFQEAEGTTLILAKEVADTYKFQYSYIASWITLTVHSSLEAVGLTAAFSGALALENISCNVVAGYFHDHLFVDKKDAERAMQILQRFCATN; encoded by the coding sequence ATGAATGATAGCTTAATCAGTTCAGGAGAGAAAAACATTGATGTACTTCTAAAATCAATGAAGCCCCGGCTGAATGCAGGCGAATACGTGTTTTGCACCGTTCAGAATCTGAGTCAAGTATTGCCTACCGACTGCCTGATGATGTTCCAGGAGGCCGAAGGAACTACCTTAATCCTGGCAAAAGAAGTAGCTGATACCTACAAATTTCAATATTCGTACATCGCCAGTTGGATTACGCTGACGGTCCATTCGTCGCTGGAGGCAGTGGGGTTAACGGCTGCTTTTTCGGGAGCTTTAGCCCTTGAAAACATCAGTTGTAACGTAGTCGCGGGCTATTTTCATGACCATCTCTTTGTCGACAAGAAAGATGCAGAGAGAGCTATGCAAATCCTCCAACGATTCTGTGCGACGAATTAG
- a CDS encoding DUF2200 domain-containing protein: MNHSRIYRMLFSSVYPLYVQKAEKKGRTRAEVDTIICWLTGYDADALQAQIDRKSDFETFFAEAPGLNANASKITGVICGHRIEDIEDKLVQQVRYLDKLIDELAKGKAMEKILRS; this comes from the coding sequence ATGAATCACTCTCGAATTTACCGCATGCTGTTTTCGAGCGTTTATCCGTTGTACGTCCAAAAAGCAGAGAAAAAAGGACGTACGAGGGCGGAGGTCGATACAATTATCTGCTGGCTAACCGGTTACGATGCCGATGCACTGCAAGCGCAAATCGACAGGAAAAGCGATTTTGAAACCTTCTTCGCCGAAGCACCGGGCCTGAACGCTAATGCGTCGAAAATTACGGGGGTGATCTGTGGACATCGGATAGAAGACATCGAAGATAAACTCGTGCAACAGGTTCGCTATCTGGATAAGCTGATTGATGAATTAGCGAAAGGCAAAGCCATGGAGAAAATCCTCAGAAGCTAA
- a CDS encoding GyrI-like domain-containing protein has translation MQLHTIQPRIETATEKKLVGKRLTMSLANYTVGELWRGFRPRLPEINHRVSNDLISLVVYPPSHFVHFDPANEFERWAAVEVTHFDQVPNELETFVVPGGLYAVFDYKGSSTNSSIFQYILGVWLPNSAYILDNRPHFEVLGEAYRNNDPLSEEAIWVPIQVK, from the coding sequence ATGCAGTTGCACACGATACAGCCAAGAATAGAGACAGCAACCGAAAAGAAACTGGTTGGTAAACGGCTGACGATGAGCCTCGCCAACTACACAGTAGGCGAACTATGGCGGGGTTTCAGGCCGAGGCTCCCTGAAATAAACCATCGCGTATCGAATGACCTTATTTCGCTCGTCGTTTACCCGCCTTCCCATTTTGTCCACTTTGACCCCGCCAACGAATTTGAACGGTGGGCAGCCGTTGAGGTAACCCACTTCGATCAGGTACCCAACGAACTGGAAACCTTTGTGGTGCCGGGAGGCCTGTATGCCGTTTTCGACTACAAAGGCTCAAGCACTAATTCCTCAATTTTCCAGTACATCCTTGGTGTGTGGCTCCCTAACTCAGCCTACATCCTCGACAACCGGCCCCATTTTGAAGTGCTGGGCGAAGCCTACAGAAACAACGACCCTCTTTCCGAAGAAGCGATTTGGGTGCCGATTCAAGTAAAGTAG